In the Primulina tabacum isolate GXHZ01 chromosome 15, ASM2559414v2, whole genome shotgun sequence genome, GACTCCTGCCTTGATTACATTGCCGTTGAGAAATCTGTGGGAAAAGTTCACTACTATATTTCTAATCTGCCATAACTGTTACCAGATTTTCATCTTGGAAAGGGACTTTGTAATGGGAGGTGAAGACGAGGGGTTGGGGGGTTGGCCACCGGCACCTAGTGGTGCTCCGCTTTACTTGCAGAAAGAGGATCATTGGACGCACTTCGATAACTCTGTGAATGCTATTTCTTTTGGGTTTGTGGCCACCGCTATTCTCATCTCGATGTTTCTTGTCATGGCTATTTTTGAGAAGTTTCTTAGAACCACCTCGCCGGCGCTTTCTTCGGCCGGTGGCCGTCGTTTACCATCAGACATTGAGGCTCATAATCGTATCGGTGGCTTCAATGCTAAGCTTGGGTACTCATCTCCGAAAGTGAGTATTTGTCTTCGattcaatcatataatatgATCTGTGGTTTTTCTTCTTGGCTTTTcgccttttttttttctcgctTCCTTTTTGTGGTCTTTCTTTGTTGTTTTGCTTGATTTTTTGGCAATTTGGATTAAAGTTTTGTTTCTGCAGGCTGTGATGATTGCTGTTCTGACAAAATCCCATAAattctttattatttcttttttgcaatttttcttcatttttcagTTTGACACCATTGTTGTGGTTCGGTTTTCTTTTCTTCATTTGGAATGTCGTAATATTTTCTACTTCGAGGAATACAATTTCTCTACTGCAGCTAAAGCAAAGGCAGataaatatttgtttcatgaaATTACCTCTTGATGGAGTCTAATT is a window encoding:
- the LOC142525765 gene encoding uncharacterized protein LOC142525765 gives rise to the protein MGGEDEGLGGWPPAPSGAPLYLQKEDHWTHFDNSVNAISFGFVATAILISMFLVMAIFEKFLRTTSPALSSAGGRRLPSDIEAHNRIGGFNAKLGYSSPKRTILNAREFSVLMPGDNVPTFIAHPAPVPCPRERMHGPSH